From the genome of Aspergillus chevalieri M1 DNA, chromosome 8, nearly complete sequence, one region includes:
- a CDS encoding GFA family protein (COG:S;~EggNog:ENOG410PYGA;~InterPro:IPR011057,IPR006913;~PFAM:PF04828;~go_function: GO:0016846 - carbon-sulfur lyase activity [Evidence IEA]), which produces MPYQGHCMCHNIQVTLEERPENTLRCHCRNCARSGGGSSLNYTVDEPDVTIDDPQSFLKDYEDNETTSGNCALRQFCSNCGSPIVARSRFPGKTLVKASLFDEISRPVIEAYTDRKQKWLEAVEGAEQT; this is translated from the exons ATGCCGTACCAAGGACACTGCATGTGCCACAACATTCAGGTGACCCTGGAAGAACGACCAGAAAACACATTGCGATGTCACTG TCGTAATTGCGCCAGATCTGGCGGTG GATCATCCCTCAACTACACAGTCGATGAACCCGACGTGACAATCGACGATCCACAGTCATTCCTGAAAGACTATGAGGATAATGAAACCACCAGCGGGAATTGTGCTCTG CGGCAATTTTGTAGTAATTGTGGAAG CCCCATCGTTGCCCGGAGCCGATTTCCCGGGAAAACTTTAGTCAAGGCTTCTTTGTTTGATGAGATATCGCGCCCTGTCATAGAGGCGTATACGGACAGGAAGCAGAAATGGTTGGAAGCTGTTGAGGGGGCGGAGCAGACTTGA
- a CDS encoding class I SAM-dependent methyltransferase (COG:S;~EggNog:ENOG410PUVA;~InterPro:IPR029063;~PFAM:PF13489,PF13847,PF13649), whose product MSLPGPGAAIEPDDYDADSTYEGSLGDVSYTTSITSSAMRYTYENGRRYHSYHEGEYVLPNDEQEQDRLDLSHHIYKMLFRGALYRAPIDEPRRVLDIGTGTGIWAIDFADEHPESEVIGNDLSPIQPSWIPPNCRFEIDDYEQPWSYSKNFDYIHGRELEGFIRDHDHVFRQAFEHLAPNGYFEIASFEVNTYSDDESHLKAKCLVEAVNLMHQSSKEFGKPMSTTHTWKEKMEKAGFVNVTEEIYKLPQSPWPKDPKLKDLGRYHQVNMFEAIGPYCYALFTRVLGWRKEEIEVMVAGMRRELRDLSIHLYTKVHVVYGQKPETAS is encoded by the exons ATGTCGCTGCCAGGTCCCGGTGCGGCCATCGAGCCCGAT GATTACGATGCCGACTCGACCTACGAGGGCTC GCTTGGCGATGTCAGTTACACCACCTCCATCACCTCGAGTGCCATGAGATACAC ATACGAG AACGGTCGCAGGTATCATTCATATCACGAGGGCGAATATGTATTG CCAAACGATGAACAAGAGCAGGATCGCCTCGATTTGAGCCATCATATCTATAAAATGCTCTTCCGCGGCGCGCTGTATCGCGCCCCTATCGATGAGCCCCGGCGCGTGCTGGATATCGGAACGGGGACGGGTATTTGGGCTATTGATTTTGCCGA TGAGCATCCCGAATCAGAGGTCATCG GAAACGACCTGAGCCCCATCCAACCCTCCTGGATCCCCCCCAACTGCCGCTTCGAGATCGACGACTACGAACAACCTTGGTCCTACAGCAAAAACTTCGACTATATCCACGGCCGCGAGCTCGAAGGCTTTATCCGTGACCACGACCATGTCTTCCGCCAGGCCTTCGAACACCTCGCGCCCAACGGATACTTCGAAATCGCCTCCTTCGAGGTCAACACCTACTCCGACGACGAGTCGCATCTCAAGGCCAAGTGTCTCGTCGAGGCCGTGAACCTCATGCACCAATCATCAAAGGAGTTCGGAAAGCCCATGAGTACCACGCATACgtggaaggagaagatggagaaggcGGGCTTTGTCAACGTCACCGAGGAGATTTACAAG CTCCCCCAAAGCCCCTGGCCCAAAGACCCCAAACTCAAAGACCTCGGCCGCTACCACCAAGTCAACATGTTCGAGGCCATCGGGCCCTACTGCTACGCGCTCTTCACGCGCGTCCTGGGCTGGCGTAAAGAGGAGATTGAAGTCATGGTCGCGGGCATGCGAAGGGAATTGCGGGATTTGTCGATCCATCTTTATACAAAGGTGCATGTTGTTTATGGGCAGAAGCCGGAGACTGCGTCGTGA
- a CDS encoding DUF2406 domain-containing protein (COG:S;~EggNog:ENOG410Q1DT;~InterPro:IPR018809;~PFAM:PF10295), which translates to MSDSASFTSGSPATSTHHGYKKSLSSKADPNTALNEHQPMANIGSVSTFSLRSIQHTDHEGRLITEPDLSNPTRHRFERPLDTIRNFEAAIDRRRREMY; encoded by the exons ATGTCCGACTCTGCCTCCTTCACCTCCGGCTCCCCGGCCACCTCCACCCACCACGGCTACAAAAAGTCCCTCTCCAGCAAGGCCGACCCCAACACTGCCCTCAACGAGCACCAACCCA TGGCCAACATCGGCTCCGTCTCAACCTTCTCCCTCCGCTCCATCCAACACACCGACCACGAGGGCCGACTCATCACAGAGCCCGACCTCTCAAACCCCACCCGCCACCGCTTCGAGCGCCcactggataccattcgGAACTTTGAGGCTGCGATTGACAGACGTCGTCGGGAGATGTATTAG